In one window of Phalacrocorax carbo chromosome 22, bPhaCar2.1, whole genome shotgun sequence DNA:
- the SRSF10 gene encoding serine/arginine-rich splicing factor 10 isoform X2, protein MSRYLRPPNTSLFVRNVADDTRSEDLRREFGRYGPIVDVYVPLDFYTRRPRGFAYVQFEDVRDAEDALHNLDRKWICGRQIEIQFAQGDRKTPNQMKAKEGRNLYSSSRYDDYDRYRRSRSRSYERRRSRSRSFDYSYRRSYSPRNRPTGRPRRSRSHSDNDRFKHRNRSFSRSKSNSRSRSKSQPKKEMKAKSRSRSASHTKSRGTSKTDSKTHYKSSSRYEKESRKKEPARSKSQSRSHSRSRSKSRSRSWTSPKSSGH, encoded by the exons GTCTGAAGACTTGCGCCGTGAATTTGGTCGTTATGGGCCTATAGTTGATGTATACGTTCCACTTGACTTCTACACTCGTCGCCCCAGAGGATTTGCTTATGTTCAAT TTGAAGATGTCCGTGATGCAGAAGATGCTCTCCATAATTTGGATCGAAAGTGGATTTGTGGTCGGCAAATAGAAATCCAGTTTGCACAGGGGGATCGGAAGA CACCAAATCAAATGAAAGCCAAGGAAGGCAGAAACCTATACAGTTCTTCCCGTTACGATGACTATGACAGATATAGGCGGTCTAGAAGTCGGAGTTACGAAAGGAGACGGTCTAGAAGTCGTTCTTTTGATTACAGCTATAGAAGATCGTATAGTCCCAGAAA TAGACCTACTGGAAGACCTCGTCGTAGCAGAAGCCATTCGGACAACGATAG GTTCAAACACCGCAATCGATCTTTTTCAAGATCTAAGTCCAATTCAAGATCACGATCCAAGTCACAGcccaagaaagaaatgaaggctAAATCACGGTCTAGGTCTGCATCTCACACCAAATCTAGAGGCACCTCTAAAACAGATTCTAAAACACACTATAAGTCCAGCTCAAGATATGAAAAGGAGTCgagaaaaaaagaaccagcTAGATCCAAATCACAGTCAAGATCACATTCTAGATCTAGGTCAAAATCCAGATCAAGGTCGTGGACTAGTCCCAAGTCCAGTGGCCACTAA
- the SRSF10 gene encoding serine/arginine-rich splicing factor 10 isoform X1, with the protein MSRYLRPPNTSLFVRNVADDTRSEDLRREFGRYGPIVDVYVPLDFYTRRPRGFAYVQFEDVRDAEDALHNLDRKWICGRQIEIQFAQGDRKTPNQMKAKEGRNLYSSSRYDDYDRYRRSRSRSYERRRSRSRSFDYSYRRSYSPRNSRPTGRPRRSRSHSDNDRFKHRNRSFSRSKSNSRSRSKSQPKKEMKAKSRSRSASHTKSRGTSKTDSKTHYKSSSRYEKESRKKEPARSKSQSRSHSRSRSKSRSRSWTSPKSSGH; encoded by the exons GTCTGAAGACTTGCGCCGTGAATTTGGTCGTTATGGGCCTATAGTTGATGTATACGTTCCACTTGACTTCTACACTCGTCGCCCCAGAGGATTTGCTTATGTTCAAT TTGAAGATGTCCGTGATGCAGAAGATGCTCTCCATAATTTGGATCGAAAGTGGATTTGTGGTCGGCAAATAGAAATCCAGTTTGCACAGGGGGATCGGAAGA CACCAAATCAAATGAAAGCCAAGGAAGGCAGAAACCTATACAGTTCTTCCCGTTACGATGACTATGACAGATATAGGCGGTCTAGAAGTCGGAGTTACGAAAGGAGACGGTCTAGAAGTCGTTCTTTTGATTACAGCTATAGAAGATCGTATAGTCCCAGAAA CAGTAGACCTACTGGAAGACCTCGTCGTAGCAGAAGCCATTCGGACAACGATAG GTTCAAACACCGCAATCGATCTTTTTCAAGATCTAAGTCCAATTCAAGATCACGATCCAAGTCACAGcccaagaaagaaatgaaggctAAATCACGGTCTAGGTCTGCATCTCACACCAAATCTAGAGGCACCTCTAAAACAGATTCTAAAACACACTATAAGTCCAGCTCAAGATATGAAAAGGAGTCgagaaaaaaagaaccagcTAGATCCAAATCACAGTCAAGATCACATTCTAGATCTAGGTCAAAATCCAGATCAAGGTCGTGGACTAGTCCCAAGTCCAGTGGCCACTAA
- the SRSF10 gene encoding serine/arginine-rich splicing factor 10 isoform X3 has protein sequence MVAKIKGVIPDVSYRITVSLLFVITLTLTTFEDVRDAEDALHNLDRKWICGRQIEIQFAQGDRKTPNQMKAKEGRNLYSSSRYDDYDRYRRSRSRSYERRRSRSRSFDYSYRRSYSPRNSRPTGRPRRSRSHSDNDRFKHRNRSFSRSKSNSRSRSKSQPKKEMKAKSRSRSASHTKSRGTSKTDSKTHYKSSSRYEKESRKKEPARSKSQSRSHSRSRSKSRSRSWTSPKSSGH, from the exons ATGGTGGCCAAGATTAAAGGAGTCATACCTGATGTATCCTACAGAATAacagtttctcttctgtttgtcAT TACCTTAACACTCACCACATTTGAAGATGTCCGTGATGCAGAAGATGCTCTCCATAATTTGGATCGAAAGTGGATTTGTGGTCGGCAAATAGAAATCCAGTTTGCACAGGGGGATCGGAAGA CACCAAATCAAATGAAAGCCAAGGAAGGCAGAAACCTATACAGTTCTTCCCGTTACGATGACTATGACAGATATAGGCGGTCTAGAAGTCGGAGTTACGAAAGGAGACGGTCTAGAAGTCGTTCTTTTGATTACAGCTATAGAAGATCGTATAGTCCCAGAAA CAGTAGACCTACTGGAAGACCTCGTCGTAGCAGAAGCCATTCGGACAACGATAG GTTCAAACACCGCAATCGATCTTTTTCAAGATCTAAGTCCAATTCAAGATCACGATCCAAGTCACAGcccaagaaagaaatgaaggctAAATCACGGTCTAGGTCTGCATCTCACACCAAATCTAGAGGCACCTCTAAAACAGATTCTAAAACACACTATAAGTCCAGCTCAAGATATGAAAAGGAGTCgagaaaaaaagaaccagcTAGATCCAAATCACAGTCAAGATCACATTCTAGATCTAGGTCAAAATCCAGATCAAGGTCGTGGACTAGTCCCAAGTCCAGTGGCCACTAA